The sequence GGTTTTAGCAGAGGTGCTAACCAACACCACACCATTCCATTAGGATCCATCCCTGTACGGTACTACAGTGGTCCCATATCTATATGTGGCTCCGTACTTTTGTGTTACGTACTCTGATGTAATAGTTAATATTACATCTTGATCGTACGTGATGGGATGTAGTCGTCATAGGATGTTTATTTCTATCACGTAGTAAAATAGAGAGATAAAATTTTGTAAACAAATAGATCTCAAGTTCCATCATTAATATGTTAGTCATGCATGAAGTTCATTGCTTAGCAAAACAAAGCATTGGTTTTCAATAGATTTAGTAAGCAAAATTAGCAATGGGATCATCTTCTGCCAATTTCGATTTCAATAGATGGAAAtcgataaaaaattaaaaaagatcaGCCATAATAATCGACCTAAACTAGAGAAAGCAACTTCTTTTTCAAATTGCGAATTAGATCTAACCAATTTTGATTGGTTTTTACTATAATCAtagatctgattctgatttctcCTCAAACATTGATATCTGTAGCTTTGTGCATAGTTagaaaatcagatttttcaaCTCAATTTGTCGTATTCAAATTCAAGTGACTTGAGGGAGCCAAATTTGATTAGGGTGAATcatgctttctttctttcttttttttcttttttttatgctaaccccttggggttaacTAAGGCTATGATTGTCTTCACGAGCACAATAAGAAAAATGGGTTAATATTGAAAATGACAAACAAAATTTCTAATGTTTTGTTTATTTGCAGACCAAACTTATACTCTAAAAAGTATATGATTccaaaaaaaccttaaaaaaataaaatataaatataaaatataaaatataaaaaggacAAAACAAAAGCCTGTGAATTTCTCATAACTCAAGTAAAAACaccaaatcaataaaaatttggCCTGACTTAAATCTGGTCAATTTGGTCATTTTATAAACTTGGATTCTTAAATCCTGATCaagtttcatgttttttttttttttttcattcgaATTTGATGACTCTTTTAGgtaaaacctgattttccaattATGATTGTACGCTATGTTACACTAGAATGTATACCAATTATTTAAATGATTAACTTTCGATGTAAAATTTGGCATGTGATCTATTTAATGATCAGATTTGCCATTTGATTCTTCTATTGGAAGTAGATGTTGATTGTATTCTTCCAATGGAATTATATATTCATGGTTGGCGAAAAGGGAAAATACAAATATATTTTCTAATCTCAATTACATGGATTTAGGGTTGGGATTTGAGATAAACGAATCCTATTCTAAGTAGTTCTACCATCAAAACAAGTCCCATAAAATGTCATATATTCCTTGATGCGGACAATAATAATGAGATTAGCTTTTCATCTCCTCCGCTGCCACAAAGGAAGTATATAAGGTGTGATGACACAATAATACATCACACTACTGGACTGCTTGATTCAAAAGCTACCCATTATTATTATCCATTTTATACACAACCCCGTGGTTACTTTGGGGCCACACATGAACGAAAGAGATGACACCATTACATATATTGGATGGCCTAGATTACTCCTTATAAGAGAAACATAATTAAATCATAGTTACCATCTATAAGGTGTCTTCATACTTAACCCCTAAGGTAAGGGTTCAATTGGTTGGTTTGGTCTAATTTTGGATAGGTTAAACCATTTCATTATTATATTTggtcaaatcaaaattaaaccatCAAGTTGAAATTCAGTCTCGGgcgattttgattttggttttgattttgatcagtAACCTTTTATTGGGCTATCATCAATGGTATGATTCAAATTTCagtgtgattttatttttgtgttacATATAAGTATTTGAAAAACGACAataagaacatttttttccaaaattggtttgattttcaattCCGATCGGCCCAATCAGTTCACTTTATTTTTAAGTCCCtagaaaccctaatccgaaaccACCCGACAAAAGGGTTCGATTTTGATGATCCAGGTTTGTTCTTTTGGGTCTAGTTGGTCCAACCggttcaattttaaattttatgctAAACTAGTAAAGATCCTAATTCCTTGGGAGGGTTGAACCAAGTAACATTCCCTATATTTAGCTGTTGCCGTTTTGCAAGATAGATCAAGAGAAGTGCCTTCCCAAACcccagaagagagagaaatagagaagagagagaaagagagagaatccgGGGTGAAGGGGGGTTCTTTACCTTAGTATCCTGAGTTCAAAAAATTTAATAgatccaaaccctaaccctaagaTAAAAGGGTCTCCGCAGGAGTAGTAGTTGAAGAAGAGGCAACCATCGCCTCCATCTGTGTCGAAATtaaattcttttctttcaattccaaaTTTCCAACCCCTGTCTCCctatacttcttcttcttcttcttctttatttataggcTTCCTTCTCTGGGTAGAAgactctaaaataaaaaatctctctttgtattctctttctttctctgatttCAATTCGCTTTTCAGATCCTAGAATTCcaaattctttcttctctcaactcTGGCCGTTGTGAATGGTGGAAACTGACGGCTGTGATTTCATGCTTTACTCACACCCTGCGAGGGCAACCGCGCGATTCCCAGCCGCGCAGTTTTCCTCTCAATCTTTCTTTGCAGTAGCCCACCACTGCCTTCCTTTCTCTGCTGCATCTGTCTTCTCCTTCGGTTCCTGCAAGCAAGGCTGGTACTACCGCTGCCTCGGCGTTGATCCCTGAAGAAATTAACCCGTTTTCCTTCCTACCCATCTCACCTTTCTTCGATCTATCATCGCCTTAATCTCTATTCTTATCGGGTTtcgtttcttttgttttgattcgATTCAATTCGATTCTCATAACCCTTCATCTTGTTCAGTTATTTTGGTAGCGCATTCGATCAGATACatcaaatagaagaaaaaaaaatatgttgctTCAGAAGCCCAAGAAGAACAACCAGAGCGTCAAGGGCAAACGCCTCTTGATCACCATCAATGTCCTGGGAAGCGCAGGACCTCTTCGATTCGTTGTCAATGAGGAAGAACTCGTGGCCGCGGTCATTGACACCGCCCTTAAATCTTATGCTCGCGAGGGTCGTCTCCCTGTTCTGGGTTCTGATCTGAATAATTTCCTCCTTTACTGCGCCAATGCCGGAGCCGATGGTATTGTAACACATCCATAATGAATTCTCTGGAtttctttttactaatttggTTGATATTTACGAGGATTTTGCTTTTGCAGCTTTGAGTCCGTGGGAGACCATTGGATCTGGCGGAGGAAGGAATTTCGTGCTGTACAAGAAACCGCAGCATCAGCCAACCGAGTCAGTTGGAGGTGAGAAACCAACACCGACGCAGATGATTGCTAGGAAGGGAAATGGTGGCTGGAAATCATGGATTAACAAATCCCTGAGTCTCAAGATCTATTCTCATTGATTCCAAATTCATGGAATCTTcgatgaaggaagaaggaagagggaagataCCCTCAAAAGACTTCACTTTGATCATTTAAAATTGATGTTCCTCTTCAAAACAAATATAATGGAGATTATGGAACACCTTTATTTCCTGTCAtaatttgctttatttttttagattttgggtTTCGTGTTTCGAGAATGATGAATGTTCTCCATTGAATAAAAAGTTGTGCTCCTTCCCGAGCTTTGAACTCGGATGATCTTCGATAATAACTACTCTGTCGTGGTTCTGTAATCTCTGTAGTTTGATTTTGCTTGCTTGCTTGTTTGCTTGTTTGATTCAATAAGATCAATTTTGAAATGggtttttcattaataaatgaATCAGTTTTGCCTGATGGAGAGGTTCTGGTTCTAAAATTGTGAACCTCAACTACTGCATTTCCCTACTTTGTCAATGGTAAGTTTTGCTCTCAAAATCTCCAGGTTGGCTTTGGTTGGATATTCGGATTCTGAGATGCTGATTTGGAACATAGGCTACTTAAAAGCTTAGTTACgaattatttatgaataattcgATCTGAATCGtaatcaaattcaaaaatttttaaaatttttgaattttatagattttttttaaattcacgAATAATTACTCgtatgttacttttcttctttttctaataGAAACATACAAATAGATAATCTCCCAcacttttacaaaaaaaaattttcacccCGTTTTGGGTTTGATTAAGTTTTACAGTTGTTACTCTCTCTGTTCAGTCCCCCTCAATAATTTGAGTAATAaaaaatgagtttagaaaaataaagttaaatataatatttttatctttaaaatttaaaattttaatttttatatcatttgtatattatgtacatatgataattgatagataatatgaaacaagtattgcaaatattaaaaataacatctgaattttttttccgctttttattttttaaacaaataattcccaaatctgAACTCGAATTTTATTCAATAGTCACGTTTGTGTGCATGACAGCATGAGTCTATTACCTTCTAGTGTTGTTGTTTACTGTTTTAAGGGGAATtaactatcactcccctacacttgacccatatttactaaaattcccctaccttttacatttttactaacatattacaattttttcaatttgattggttcaaaaaaacCAAACCgctaacaagttttgtctcatccaatcattaaggatattataaattcaaaaaagaataattttttatccgatttatatctatatcggtatcatatgttccaatcagGTACCacatgttttttaatttttttttaatctttagaTTGGCTGAGACAGATACCAATCTAATATcgataaaaaaattgattgctaaatttgtgatgatggatgagataaataataataataaataaataaatcaacatCCCTGATGATTCGATGAGacgaaataaataataataataataaataaataatatctttaaggacaCAGTAGCTAGTCAATATCCTTGGTGATTGGATGAGATAAAACTTGTAAATGATTTGGCTTAAACCATGTTTTAAACCAATCCATTTGAAAAAAGTGCAATTGGTCCCAAttggttacaagtgaaaaggaagagtAATctgagtatttaaaaaaaaacagggGAGAACGAGATGTAAGAATAAAAAAGCAAGCGAGTAttagtaaaaatgtaaaaagcaAGGGAGTTtaagtaaaaatgtaaaaagcaagtgagttttagtaaatataggccaagtgcagaggagtgatagtaaattcccccgATGTTTTAATCGTGCAGACATATAAAAATTGTACCCACTGCACAAAACTCTAGAGGTATAAGAGGGTTATAATGTACGAAGTCTTATTCAAGTAATAGTCAAACTTGCAATCATTACATCACATTTGAAAGAACAATCTTACTGTTGTGCCAAGATTCACCCTCATCATTGTCAAAGTAATTAAAAATATGTTTTGATTTACGAAAGAATCTGCAATATTTGAAACCACGGGATGTATATTGGATTTTTGGTGATTAAAATTTGCACAAAACCATTGGTCAAATATGCCACATCTTTAAAATAGGAATGAGGAAAACGTGGTTGAAAACATGCTTGCTTTAAAGCATCGCGTGGAGTATGATCACCAGATTCCACGGAGAGGATTGAAGTTGTTCTTACTTTTATATTTGTGAAGTTTTCAACCTATTCAATGTACAAAGTTAGAAGAAATGATTTACGCATTGACAATGGCACATGTGTCTcatactctctctcctccctgctTATGTGGATCGTTAGGCACTCCCTCATTTATGTCATTTACTTAATTTGAAAGATTAGATCTCTCTCATACATGTGTTAGGAAACTGATTTAcatgatttgattcaatttccTCTACAATGATGACGTCAAACACCCTCTCCCTATGTGATAGTTTTACAGTTTCACTTGAATACTAAGAAGAAAAGGTGGGGATCATCAttcattaaagagaaagaaaaaatcctttttttgaCCATgatataaatttgatttttctccATATTAATTGGCATAAAAAACCTTCTCCCAGCCCTAAACAGTTTTACAGTTTCGctcgaacaagaagaagaaaaggtgggAATCATCATtcatgaaaaggaaagaaaaattcattttttatgaCAACGACATAAATTTGATTTCCCTTATGTGCTAATAGTTTCATAGTTTCACTTGAACATGAAAAAGACAGTTTCACTTGAATACAAAGAAGAAATGGTGGAGTTTCATGTAAGAGGAAagcaaaatttcttttttatgacAATGATATGAAgtatcaaagaaaataaaataggataATCCTAAAATAGGAAGGGACTCACATCCTTTCAAAAAGTATCCTCTCCTCTACCTCAGCGATCTTTATATGCAAATTAATAGCCAACACATCTTTAATGCTTCACATATTGGAAGGGCATCACTTGGTTGGCTTCCAAACATATTTATTAGTTAATATTAATAGATGACAAATCTAgacaaagatctctctctctctctctccccttcctttcttttcctattgTTGGTTCTTAAGTCTCAAACAATAGAGCAATTGAGATAAGACCCTACAAAATAACTTTGTTGTAGGGGACAAGTTCAAAATATCTGTTTGattcaataaatatatatatatatatatattattcaatAAATTTGAAGACTCAATTCAAGTGAACTTTCATATTAAACAATTGctttgtttcatcatttcatgaGGCCTTGTTTGTCTTCATCAATCTTccgtctttttcttttcttccaactatctttcttcctttcttttttcttcctctttaatattaaacaaagagaagaaaaaaaaaattctaattgtGTAAGAGAATCACAAAGATATTCTTGTGCAATGGTGAGAGTCttttttttctacccaaaacaataaaaaaaaagtccttTTTAAAATATGACCAAATAACTCGTATAGTCGTGGGACCAAAAATTCTAAATTTGTTATATAAAGATGACCAAGTATAGAGTATGGTGGAATATCCttctaaaaaattgaaaaaagtctGGCATCACAAATGCTCACATCTTTACCTAACCtatatatcttttatttttagtttttaaataaaaatctcaacctCTTTATTGATCAATATATCTAtctaggctatgtttggaagctaaaaatagaaaataaaagaaaataaaaaacataataagataataataataatgatgagataataattgatttttatgtgcttttttctctcttcaatttctttttctttttttttctaacttcgGACATAGCATGTTTAAATGTTATAATATTAATAATGAATAAAGTTTACATATTCTATTCTTATGAGTGAAATACATATATACGGAAAATCTTGTTGTGAGAAaattgtaaccttatttttttgtccttttagtataaaaccttttttttttaaacaaaggtAAAACCATGTTATATCACATATCTACTTGAAAAACATACATAACAATGACTACTCTTAAGAATGACATAACAATAGATCATCTTCAAATTAttctgaaaatatttttctatacCTGATTGAAAAAACTTTTGgaattaaacaataaaaaattaaaagaaggttaTAACTTTTCCGGACGCACCACTTTGATGACGACAAGATGTACAATTATGTTTGTATAGTTGGCATATTTCTTTCTTATTGCTCTTGTCATAAGTATTTCAAATACAAATTAGGAGAAAGGAATCTTGTGCCACCTGCCTGCTTAGGAAGGGATTCCTCTTGTATACTATCAATATACTATGTGGACAAGTGATGTGACAATCACGATCCTTGCATAGAGTGCATATAGTTTGGATTAGCCACAAATTTAAGAGCCTCATTTAGTGAAATAGACTCTAATGTATCGACACACATACCATGTATGCTGACTAGTACTTGATATTCCGCCCAGTACTATGCACTCTTATAGTTAAGATTttgcccaaaaaataaataaataaataaatgagctCCAATTAACTGAGTCGTCACATGGTAGATATTTAGGCGTCATAGGAAACCCTTTCAAGGTGGGCCATGCAGAAACAAGAGCTTAGTTGATTACATCATTCTCTTAAATAAGTCTACTATTGACTGATTTCATAATtagattagaaaaaataaaatattattgaaGTATAAAATAAGTATAATTTATGAATAAAGTGAGCTATTTTAATTATGACACAAACTGTTAGAAGTTTGTTATACTAATATTATTGAAATCCAATTTCTTAGAAAGTCGGCTACTATGGTAGCTCAATAAGAATGCAAGGAGTAGTCCCTAATCCAAAATTACCCTATATTTCTCTATGTAGGCTATAGGATTAAATCCTGCGGAGGATCTACCACTTCCAGTGCTGTCTTTCTCACTGGTTATtagtgaaaaaggaagaaaagctCCAGAGATATCCGCAGATTATGCTTCTGAGTCCCCAATATTTGCAACACTACATGCTGTgttgattagaaaaaaaaaaagcagattAGATTGGAATTCGGAAGGGAAGGGACAAGGAAAAACGGAAAGGATAGGTAGCCATTGGTGTCTATTTCAGTTTACAAACATTAACAGGTGCTTTGGTCTCTCGTCCTTGTGCTTAATGTACGGGTTATATGATTacatatcatatcatattagTTTTTTGAACCAACTCCTTTTCCTTGATTTACGCagctgtttctctctctctctctctctctctctctctcaagtgaAGTGACTATACACTATAGATGTAAGAAAGTGACTGGAGAGTGGAGGCTTTGGTTTGATCCTTGGCAATCCAAATTGTCAAAAAAGATCTGACTTTAGGTTATTAGCCATATCATAACTGCAATTCCTTGACACTACTTAAGATTGAGTTGTTGGAAAATTTAGGAAGATAATGACTCAAGTaaaagtaagggtgtcaatcggatTGATTCgattcaaaatataaattatagaaactaaaacaaaatcGAATCGAGAATAGaaatacattttcaaaatcataaactcaatttcagtttttatttgGTATCGTAATCAGTTTTGgtcttattttaattttcatgaATCATCCACAAAGATATTTCACCAATGTAGAATATTAGGCCTTCAAACAATCCAAAATGATTAAGGATCGTTAACAGGGTTTAAAACATGGAAATCAGGATCTAAATCAGGTCTAGCTCGTTCCAAAACTGTCTTAATCTAGATCAGCCTTGACCGATTCAGCAGATtaaattctgatttttgaatCCCTGGTCGAACAGGCCAAACTAGCCTCAATTGACCCAGATTAATCCCACTGAAGACATCTCATTGGGGTTGAACTTCTAGCTTATTGATAGGTTGTTAGGCGGTTGGTGTGGATGATTGATGGATCCACCCACTTAGTCCCCACATTTTTTAAATTACTTGTAGCTAATAGTTGTAGTATTAGAATAAGTGTAGCTCAATGTACTTCCTTGTTGGCTCCTCTGTGGCTCTTGTGTCTGTGCCCCTTAATGGGTCTTACCTGGCATAGAGGCCCTTGCACTAGCACAccgaaaagaagaagaagatatctCAGCTAAAGCATATTGGTCTTAATTCCCACTGCTTCATGCTAGAGTTGGCTTAGTGAAATCACtacttttaaaaattttaaattgaagAGTGAAGTGGCTAtccattaagttaggataagaCTGAGTTTATCGTTTGTTATTGTTGAAGTGGTTGCCTATGTTGAAATTGCCTTTTTGTCAAAGGACTAGACTATTGAAGCTAGTCTCATGCTACATTGATCATTTCATAGCTTCTTATTGGTGCAATACTCTCTATATCATTTGTTTTGTTTAGGGAACTCTTTGTTGCGTtttatgtcttgtattctataatGTTTCACATAATTGTTACTAGATTTGTATACATTTGGCTCAAGTTTTGGATCCAATACATGTACATGAGTAAATATGTAATTATATAGATATTAGGGTTTCTCTCGTATTGTATATAAttgtttgtttgatttcttCCTCAAAATTTGTGCATTCGTTTCCAACGGCCCTGTTTCTATGGGCAAAAGTTCTTGAGCTGACCACGTAAATTACtattagtctctctctctcctcacataAAATGGCCTCCCTGGCTTTGTGTGCAGATACACGTAAGCACAAAGATGAAAGATAACCTAGGAGGGTGAGATTAGATTTGTATTATATCATAGACCATGACAATGTGAAGATGATAGTAATCACTGGAAGTGAACCGTTTCTCCAAGATTAGACTGGCTTGGCGGTCTCTGTATTATATTAGAGTTCATCCTTCACCACTTAAATGTTGGCCCCAGTTTAACACTTTTAATAAAATCTTATTAATGCTTGGCTTCACATCTACCTAATAAAGTCCTCTCATTGGAAATCCAGTGGCTAAAAATAAATAGAACCTCCACCACTTAAGTTTGTCTGCTTTTACCTCTAATGAAGTCTTCATATATAGTTTTGGCATTGAGccacaaaaaaaagagaggaaaagataaTGGCCTTCATAATTAAAATACATATATGATCTGATATGATAGCTAAAGCAAAAGCTTTTGTGACATGGCATTAAGAAATAAGTATCTATCAAGTTCAATCATCCAGATAATGCATTTTGGTCGGGAGCATGGTTTACGTCAATGCCTTCTtatgtctatctttctccttctttctatGAATTAAAATCTCTACCTTTAAtcggaaggagagagatagacccaTGGAGCATTAGCATAAACCACACTTCTATAAATAACTCAAACCTAGAGTGAAATGATCATGCATGAGGAAAGATTTTAAGGTTGAACATAAAACTTTAAGGCAATAAATGGAGGGAGCTTCTTAAGTACATAGATGCACAGAAAGCCTGAACAAACCAATGTAAAATTTGAACTCccaataaaaattcaaaatcataaGTAGCAATTTTTCATCACACAACTTCAATCGCCCTCAACCAGATGGTTAATGAGTGGATGAAATGTCTTTCTCATGCTTGTAGTACAAAGTaataaatttttcttcttcttcttcttctatttgggCACTATAGCAAACCGGATTGAAGCCCATGTAGGCTGGCCCAAGGTGTTTACCATTTGTATGCAATGGAGGTGGTTTCGGAGTTTACAATTGTTAAAGGGTCTAatcaaaaccttaaatcagtatATCGAAATAGCGCCACAAGTAAGTAAATGTACTTAGGATCTCCGCAAACTAAAATTGGACTATAACTTtataactcccaacatctcaaGAATCTTAGGATCTCAGCAAACTAAAATTGGACTATAacttttgtttgagatttaaaatataaccgcaagcgtacggatcagtgtagctacgggtcgaacacagggagagcagccactttattttttatttcttttaataatgcgaaagtgaactgattaatggttgtgatctaattctaattaccgtcctaaaaataacgtcctaaccattcgtcatctaagaatttaaagacgcaaaccacgcaattaaaattaaataaataaataactaaaaataaacaacccatgcaattaaaaaaaaaaataaataaataagtaaaggaaaaaaaatgctgaaataaaaataaagtaaaagaaaggggataaagctagagagagactcacaagtaggtttctctacttagcccgagggatgcatcataatatgagcttccctacttgaccagagagtcactcttacaagggtttctctacttggctttagggaaagggagacaattaaaataaaagtaataaattgatggttctatggctaggaggggcaaagccaacacatacactagccatgaaccttgggggaaaggaatagcaataatgtaatgactgaataaaaatcctaaattaagaaagaaagggtagtcagaagagggaatgagaggggggagagaagactactgaagaagcctacttacttgaatcaatgcttgaacttgaaaaaaaattgctccacggctcatgatcttgtcacctagatctaagcctagaactataacttaaaaaattacaacccaattgcataaatcataaacataaaaaggctgaataaaaataaaagagtgcttgcactaattgaaataaaaaaaatattacaaaagtgattaaagcaaaaatagagaagaactagaactaaagagagaaagaggaagagagagagcaactaaagaaaactagaagaagaatgaattgtctcccctcctcttacatgagttgtatttatagggaatggagaggtagggtaacaattttttatttcctaaaagagagaaacccacaattgattgtgagatcttttgagtccaaaagtgctaaggtggaggagagagaagagagaaataaatttcctataatttttttttgcttattttctttccttttttttttcctaatttttttcttctttttctctctcctagggacgattttcttcttctttgtgtgatttgaacaatatttggtgatgatgtggaggagagagaagatttggacaatctttggttctccccttttttgtctctttccttttttttctcttcccacgattttgcttgcttctaaagcagaaaatcttcaacaaaatcttctaaaaaaaacaaccataagattcgaacttgagacctcttggtgagcaa comes from Macadamia integrifolia cultivar HAES 741 unplaced genomic scaffold, SCU_Mint_v3 scaffold2859, whole genome shotgun sequence and encodes:
- the LOC122067345 gene encoding uncharacterized protein At4g22758-like, encoding MLLQKPKKNNQSVKGKRLLITINVLGSAGPLRFVVNEEELVAAVIDTALKSYAREGRLPVLGSDLNNFLLYCANAGADALSPWETIGSGGGRNFVLYKKPQHQPTESVGGEKPTPTQMIARKGNGGWKSWINKSLSLKIYSH